The Mycolicibacterium mageritense genome contains a region encoding:
- a CDS encoding MFS transporter, producing MPNDESPRSPTIATAPTTPASHTQRGPLAKAFAASLSGTALEWYDFGIYSASAALVFPVLFFPSSSSASGVLLAFSTYAVGYLARPLGAFALGRLGDVIGRKQVIVSTLLLIGVATFAIGLLPTFDSIGVVAPILLVTLRFAQGVGVGGELGVAPLLSSEFGDPERRGFWCSAPQMGPAAGTLLANGVLALLTVSMSETAFVTWGWRVAFLLSALLVAVGLLIRLRLEDTPVFRAIRDKGESPSAPVREVFATELRGLIAASCARIGPDVISALFIVFSLLYGTKKAGFSSSEVLTAVLIGSAGQLVAVPLAAALSDRVNRRHMYAIATAVAAIWPFVFLPGALNGSFSFLVAGIVVGLLLHSLVYGPQGAFITEQFSPRLRATGSSLAYAIGSTFGGAVAPLAFTALLNWQGSWLPVAVYAALACTVTVVGCTLLGRDHDMEEELVFAPDHDSTSREPR from the coding sequence ATGCCCAACGACGAATCTCCGCGATCCCCGACGATCGCAACCGCCCCGACCACGCCGGCCTCGCACACCCAGCGCGGCCCGTTGGCGAAAGCCTTCGCCGCCAGCCTGTCGGGCACCGCGCTGGAGTGGTACGACTTCGGCATCTACTCGGCTTCAGCCGCCCTGGTGTTCCCCGTCCTGTTCTTTCCCAGCTCCAGCTCGGCGTCCGGCGTCTTGCTCGCGTTCTCCACTTACGCCGTGGGCTACCTGGCACGCCCGCTCGGCGCCTTTGCGCTGGGACGGCTGGGCGACGTCATCGGCCGAAAGCAGGTCATCGTCTCCACACTGCTGCTCATCGGTGTCGCCACATTCGCCATCGGGCTGCTTCCAACGTTCGACTCCATCGGAGTCGTCGCGCCGATTCTGTTGGTAACACTCCGGTTTGCGCAGGGTGTCGGCGTGGGCGGCGAATTGGGTGTCGCTCCGTTGTTGTCGAGCGAGTTCGGCGATCCCGAACGCCGCGGATTCTGGTGTTCAGCACCCCAGATGGGACCGGCGGCCGGCACTCTGCTCGCCAACGGAGTGCTGGCACTCCTCACGGTTTCGATGTCGGAGACGGCTTTTGTCACCTGGGGCTGGCGGGTCGCATTCCTGCTCTCGGCGCTCCTCGTGGCCGTTGGCTTGTTGATTCGACTACGACTGGAGGACACGCCCGTCTTCCGCGCGATCCGCGACAAAGGCGAAAGTCCTTCCGCGCCAGTTCGGGAGGTATTCGCAACGGAATTGCGTGGTTTGATCGCCGCGTCCTGCGCTCGAATCGGGCCCGATGTCATCTCTGCCCTGTTCATCGTATTCAGCCTCCTGTACGGCACCAAGAAGGCCGGGTTCTCGTCGTCAGAAGTACTGACCGCCGTGCTGATCGGCTCAGCCGGGCAGCTGGTCGCAGTTCCCCTCGCTGCCGCGTTGTCCGATCGCGTCAATCGGCGTCACATGTACGCAATCGCTACCGCCGTCGCAGCGATATGGCCTTTTGTGTTTCTACCAGGCGCCCTCAACGGCTCGTTCTCGTTCCTCGTTGCCGGCATCGTCGTCGGCCTCCTTCTGCACTCCCTGGTCTACGGACCGCAGGGCGCATTCATCACCGAGCAGTTCTCACCGCGCCTGCGTGCGACCGGCAGTTCATTGGCATACGCGATCGGAAGCACGTTCGGCGGAGCCGTCGCACCACTGGCGTTCACAGCCCTGTTGAACTGGCAAGGATCATGGTTGCCCGTCGCCGTCTACGCCGCGCTGGCATGCACCGTCACCGTCGTCGGCTGCACATTGCTCGGCCGTGACCACGACATGGAAGAAGAGCTGGTTTTCGCCCCCGATCATGATTCGACCTCGCGAGAGCCACGCTGA
- a CDS encoding hydroxypyruvate isomerase family protein, with protein MTAPLKFCANLKWLFTEVPFEARFTAAAEAGFAAVEYASPYPYPPAVLHGLLRDAGLTQILINTPTASPGSPGDAGTAGLPGAERVFRSDIHRALDYAGALDCRLVHVMSGTRPAGLSRDRVFGTLLDNLSWAAEQAAQGGVRLVIEAINHGDRPGYLLETQEEAAAVVEAVDTDHLGVLFDVYHCAVTQGDVVTRLQTLDPWIFHVQVADIPQRGEPGTGEMKWEPIFEQLRRSRHDRWIGCEYQPTVSTALGLDWLAKFGAR; from the coding sequence ATGACAGCACCGCTGAAATTCTGCGCCAATCTCAAATGGTTGTTCACCGAGGTTCCCTTTGAGGCACGGTTCACTGCTGCGGCCGAGGCAGGCTTCGCAGCAGTGGAGTACGCATCGCCGTACCCATACCCGCCTGCGGTGCTGCACGGGCTCCTGCGAGATGCCGGTCTGACCCAAATCCTCATCAACACACCGACGGCGTCACCGGGTTCGCCCGGCGACGCCGGTACGGCGGGCCTGCCCGGTGCCGAACGCGTCTTCCGCTCAGATATTCACCGTGCCCTCGACTACGCCGGCGCACTGGATTGTCGGCTCGTGCACGTGATGTCAGGCACTCGGCCTGCGGGCCTGAGTCGCGACCGAGTTTTCGGCACGTTGTTGGACAACTTGTCGTGGGCCGCGGAGCAGGCGGCGCAAGGGGGAGTACGGCTCGTGATCGAAGCCATCAACCATGGCGACCGCCCCGGGTACTTGCTCGAGACGCAAGAGGAAGCCGCCGCCGTCGTCGAAGCTGTCGACACCGACCACTTGGGCGTGCTGTTCGACGTCTATCACTGCGCGGTCACGCAAGGTGACGTAGTGACCAGGCTGCAGACCCTCGACCCGTGGATCTTCCATGTTCAGGTTGCCGACATCCCCCAGCGGGGCGAGCCGGGAACGGGAGAAATGAAATGGGAGCCGATTTTTGAACAACTCAGACGGTCGCGCCACGACCGCTGGATCGGATGCGAATATCAGCCCACTGTGTCCACCGCCCTCGGTCTGGACTGGCTGGCGAAGTTCGGCGCGCGTTAA
- the fgd gene encoding glucose-6-phosphate dehydrogenase (coenzyme-F420) — MAELKLGYKASAEQFAPRELVELAVLAEASGMDSATVSDHFQPWRHEGGHAPFSLAWMTAVGERTERLVLGTSVLTPTFRYNPAVIAQAFATMACLYPGRIFLGVGTGEALNEIATGYAGEWPEFKERFARLRESVKLMRELWLGDRVDFDGEYYRLKGASIYDVPEGGVPVYIAAGGPVVAKYAGRAGDGFICTSGKGEELYKDKLIPAVKEGAEAAGRNADDIDRMIEIKISYDPDPKLALENTRFWAPLSLTAEQKHSIDDPIEMEKAADGLPIEQVAKRWIVASDPDEAVAKVKDYVDWGLNHLVFHAPGHDQRRFLDLFKTDLEPRLRKLG, encoded by the coding sequence GTGGCTGAACTCAAACTTGGTTATAAGGCTTCTGCGGAGCAGTTCGCGCCCCGGGAACTCGTCGAGCTGGCAGTGCTGGCGGAGGCGTCCGGGATGGACAGTGCGACGGTCAGTGATCACTTCCAGCCGTGGCGCCACGAGGGTGGGCATGCGCCGTTCTCGCTGGCGTGGATGACCGCGGTGGGGGAGCGCACCGAGCGCCTGGTGCTGGGCACGTCGGTGCTGACGCCGACGTTCCGGTACAACCCCGCGGTGATCGCGCAGGCGTTCGCGACCATGGCGTGTCTGTACCCCGGCCGCATCTTCCTGGGTGTGGGCACCGGCGAGGCGCTCAACGAGATCGCGACCGGCTACGCCGGGGAATGGCCGGAGTTCAAGGAGCGCTTCGCGCGGCTGCGGGAGTCGGTCAAGCTCATGCGCGAGCTGTGGCTGGGCGACCGCGTCGATTTTGACGGCGAGTACTACCGGCTCAAGGGCGCCTCGATCTACGACGTGCCCGAGGGCGGTGTGCCGGTCTACATCGCCGCCGGTGGCCCCGTGGTGGCCAAGTACGCGGGCCGCGCGGGTGACGGGTTCATCTGCACCTCGGGCAAGGGTGAGGAGCTGTACAAGGACAAGCTCATCCCCGCCGTGAAGGAGGGCGCCGAGGCCGCGGGCCGCAACGCCGACGACATCGACCGGATGATCGAGATCAAGATCTCCTACGATCCCGACCCGAAGCTCGCGCTGGAGAACACCCGGTTCTGGGCGCCGCTGTCGCTCACGGCCGAGCAGAAGCACTCGATCGACGATCCGATCGAGATGGAGAAGGCCGCCGACGGGCTGCCCATCGAGCAGGTCGCCAAGCGCTGGATCGTCGCGTCGGATCCCGACGAGGCCGTGGCCAAGGTCAAGGACTACGTCGACTGGGGTCTCAACCACCTGGTGTTCCACGCGCCCGGTCACGATCAGCGCCGGTTCCTCGACCTGTTCAAGACGGATCTGGAGCCCCGGCTGCGCAAGCTCGGCTGA
- a CDS encoding substrate-binding domain-containing protein, translating to MTTGDLVLFSTLAVQGPLEHDVLPALSTEFRVRTVFEPTAVLLQKIDEGERPDTIVAVSHDIDGLRRRGLVGSSVAIASTGVGLGVAAGGPRPDLSTVPRLIAALKAARSVAYSRSGASGKYFAKILDRLGIADEINSRATIVEKGFTGLAVLDGRADMAIQQISELKFVEGIEIAGALPAELQHRTEFSAACFVGSGATAPALLQQLTTAYAGDAYRRAGLDC from the coding sequence GTGACCACCGGTGATCTCGTTCTTTTCAGCACACTCGCAGTCCAGGGCCCACTCGAACACGACGTTCTTCCCGCACTGTCCACCGAGTTTCGAGTTCGCACTGTCTTTGAACCCACTGCGGTACTGCTTCAAAAGATCGACGAGGGCGAACGCCCCGACACGATCGTGGCGGTAAGCCACGATATCGACGGCTTGCGCCGGCGTGGGCTTGTCGGCTCGTCTGTCGCGATTGCGTCCACCGGAGTCGGTCTGGGAGTTGCCGCAGGCGGCCCGCGACCCGATCTATCCACGGTTCCGCGGTTGATCGCGGCACTGAAAGCGGCTCGCTCGGTCGCATATTCCCGGTCTGGAGCCAGCGGCAAGTACTTCGCCAAGATCCTTGACCGCCTCGGCATCGCTGACGAGATCAATAGCCGCGCAACGATCGTCGAAAAGGGATTCACCGGACTGGCGGTACTGGATGGCCGGGCTGACATGGCGATCCAGCAGATCAGCGAGCTGAAGTTCGTTGAAGGCATCGAAATAGCCGGCGCGCTGCCCGCAGAACTTCAGCATCGCACGGAGTTCAGTGCGGCGTGCTTCGTGGGCTCGGGTGCCACCGCGCCAGCCCTGTTACAGCAGCTGACTACTGCTTACGCCGGTGATGCCTACCGGCGTGCGGGCCTGGACTGTTAA
- a CDS encoding class II aldolase/adducin family protein: protein MSRESIDRERIAAVGALLYRRGLSPGSGGNISVRLADGWLMTPTNTALGELDPASLSKVSLDGDIFSGDPPTKEMILHLALYRHRPKAGAIVDLHATHAAAVSCLDGLDPGDCIPPLTAYHVMKVGRLPLIPCHPPGERCSRRSHRCTRGLGTCARARQSRTPREWFVARSRCDSR from the coding sequence ATGAGCCGGGAGAGCATCGACCGCGAGCGTATCGCCGCCGTTGGCGCATTGCTCTACCGCCGTGGGTTGAGCCCGGGAAGCGGCGGCAACATCAGTGTGCGGTTGGCGGACGGCTGGTTGATGACCCCGACCAACACCGCACTGGGAGAACTCGATCCGGCATCGCTGTCCAAAGTCAGCCTTGACGGCGACATCTTTTCCGGAGATCCGCCGACCAAGGAGATGATCCTACATCTCGCGCTCTACAGACACCGCCCGAAGGCGGGCGCGATCGTAGACCTCCACGCTACCCATGCGGCCGCCGTTTCATGTCTGGACGGGCTCGATCCCGGTGACTGTATTCCTCCATTGACTGCCTATCACGTCATGAAAGTCGGCCGTCTGCCTTTGATCCCGTGTCACCCGCCTGGGGAGCGCTGCTCTCGCCGAAGCCATCGGTGCACGCGCGGGCTCGGCACATGCGCTCGTGCTCGCCAATCACGGACCCCTCGTGAGTGGTTCGTCGCTCGAAGCCGCTGCGACAGCCGTTGA
- a CDS encoding alpha/beta fold hydrolase → MKRIEPPQRGKLMSNCSFHHEMVRAADLGFHIVTAGEGPTVVLVAGFPQSCFAWRRVMPLLAEDHHVIAVDLPGQGDSETPAGGYDTATTANRLHALLSELGENRYVFVGHDIGSWVGYPYAHQYADETRGLVLLDANIPGVTLQPTLTLGPDNWRNWHFLFNPIPDLPEALLAGRERILIEWFFSRKTRNFRGTFSTADIDEYERVYSSLGGMRGMLGYYRAVLEDIEQNKPLQQQQLSVPVLALGGDVGSAPDLYSRMKPLGRDVRGGVIANSGHYIPEEQPEELARQIRDFATTLQP, encoded by the coding sequence ATGAAACGTATCGAACCACCGCAGAGAGGAAAACTGATGTCCAATTGCAGCTTCCATCATGAAATGGTCCGCGCGGCCGATCTGGGCTTCCACATCGTCACGGCAGGTGAGGGTCCGACGGTGGTGTTGGTGGCGGGCTTCCCCCAGAGCTGCTTCGCGTGGCGACGGGTCATGCCGCTACTGGCTGAAGACCACCACGTGATCGCCGTTGATCTGCCCGGACAGGGCGACTCCGAAACGCCTGCCGGGGGGTATGACACCGCAACCACAGCCAATCGTTTGCACGCCTTACTCTCTGAACTCGGCGAGAACCGCTACGTGTTTGTAGGCCATGACATCGGTTCATGGGTCGGCTACCCATATGCGCACCAATACGCCGACGAGACACGCGGACTCGTCCTCCTCGACGCGAATATCCCCGGCGTCACCTTGCAACCCACACTGACCCTGGGCCCGGACAACTGGCGCAACTGGCACTTCTTGTTCAACCCGATACCGGACTTGCCCGAGGCATTGCTGGCCGGCCGTGAACGGATCCTCATCGAATGGTTCTTCAGCCGCAAGACACGGAACTTCCGGGGCACGTTCAGCACTGCCGACATCGATGAGTACGAGCGGGTGTACAGCTCACTGGGCGGTATGCGCGGGATGCTCGGTTACTACCGCGCGGTACTGGAGGATATTGAGCAGAACAAGCCCCTGCAGCAGCAGCAACTCAGTGTTCCGGTGTTGGCGCTGGGCGGCGATGTCGGAAGTGCCCCCGACCTTTACTCGCGTATGAAGCCACTGGGTCGTGATGTCCGCGGCGGTGTCATCGCCAACAGCGGTCACTACATCCCAGAGGAACAACCGGAGGAACTGGCCCGCCAGATCCGTGACTTCGCCACCACCCTCCAACCGTGA
- a CDS encoding class II aldolase/adducin family protein: MGARAGSAHALVLANHGPLVSGSSLEAAATAVEEQEETAKLYFLLRNWPTRLLTAKQVAHPRGRDETYRTTAERKTDVQLQLPS, from the coding sequence ATCGGTGCACGCGCGGGCTCGGCACATGCGCTCGTGCTCGCCAATCACGGACCCCTCGTGAGTGGTTCGTCGCTCGAAGCCGCTGCGACAGCCGTTGAAGAGCAGGAGGAGACGGCCAAGCTGTACTTTTTGCTCAGGAACTGGCCGACCCGGCTCTTGACCGCGAAACAAGTCGCTCATCCCCGAGGGCGAGATGAAACGTATCGAACCACCGCAGAGAGGAAAACTGATGTCCAATTGCAGCTTCCATCATGA
- a CDS encoding glutamate cyclase domain-containing protein, which translates to MLISEQASPDITEMERIVGQTVRRDIGRLAASSQGHLERAARSIAQHQAPHVGITCGFFVRHAEPPSPETDGLNGMGQLAAGLLEAGVPVTVITDAPCAKAVWAVTKVLPGPVNLEVVGVEAKSVRKLRDRLEASPEPLTHLIAIERCSLGSDGRPHREHGWDIGDDTAPLDYLFEDAGWTPRWETIGIGDGGNEIGMGLLPREIVEADIPNGSLVGAQTGADHLIVAGVANWGAYALLAAVARLRPDLANRLLKHFNAENEEKILEAAVNVGQAIDDSRVDRPGQLQMTIDRLPLEDHVRVIESITALVTSNA; encoded by the coding sequence ATGTTGATCTCCGAGCAAGCATCTCCCGATATCACCGAGATGGAACGGATCGTCGGACAGACGGTGCGTCGAGACATCGGCCGACTCGCCGCATCCTCGCAGGGCCATCTGGAGCGTGCCGCGCGATCGATCGCGCAACATCAGGCGCCGCACGTCGGCATCACCTGCGGCTTCTTTGTGCGCCACGCGGAGCCTCCTTCTCCGGAGACCGATGGGCTCAACGGCATGGGCCAACTTGCCGCGGGGCTTCTTGAAGCGGGTGTTCCAGTCACGGTTATCACCGATGCCCCGTGCGCTAAAGCGGTGTGGGCAGTCACCAAGGTGTTGCCAGGCCCTGTAAATCTTGAAGTGGTTGGGGTGGAGGCTAAGTCCGTGCGTAAGTTGCGTGACAGGCTCGAAGCATCGCCCGAGCCGCTGACGCACCTCATCGCTATCGAACGTTGCTCCCTGGGCTCGGATGGCCGCCCTCATCGCGAGCATGGTTGGGACATTGGAGACGACACGGCTCCGCTGGACTACCTTTTCGAAGACGCCGGCTGGACGCCGAGATGGGAGACAATCGGAATCGGCGACGGCGGCAACGAGATTGGTATGGGGTTGCTGCCTCGCGAGATAGTGGAAGCCGACATTCCGAACGGCAGCCTCGTCGGTGCGCAGACTGGTGCCGATCATCTCATCGTTGCGGGCGTTGCCAATTGGGGCGCCTACGCGCTGTTGGCGGCCGTTGCACGCCTGCGCCCCGACTTGGCTAACCGCCTCCTCAAGCATTTCAACGCGGAGAACGAGGAGAAGATCTTGGAGGCCGCGGTGAACGTCGGCCAGGCGATCGATGACAGCCGTGTCGACCGTCCCGGTCAGCTGCAGATGACGATCGATCGTCTACCTCTGGAAGACCATGTGCGCGTGATCGAGAGCATCACTGCCCTCGTAACGTCCAATGCCTGA
- the otnK gene encoding 3-oxo-tetronate kinase, which produces MQLGCVADDFTGATDLAGMFARHGLPTLVVRGVPSDLPATGAEVVVVALKSRTAPADAAVRESVAALKWLREQGCQRFYFKYCSTFDSTPQGNIGPVMDALMSELDTAFTVACPALPVNGRTVYNGHLFVGTDLLHESSMRNHPLTPMDDANLVRLLNRQTSGPVGLISWKTVASGTEAIRDAFAEQRGAGVRVAVVDAIADQDLVALGEACAELPLVTAASGLATGLLTTLRLDFGAPPSVPRVGGACAVVAGSASKTTAAQIGAMRAHHPAFEISAEAVLSGSDVVSEALDWAAPRLAKGPVLVHTAAGRVNVKASEKLELTMAAIACGLVSAGVRRLVVAGGETSGAVVNELGVRTLHIGPEISPGVPWTFTLDGPQPIALALKSGNFGSVDLFTRAFEVLP; this is translated from the coding sequence ATGCAACTTGGATGCGTTGCCGACGATTTCACGGGTGCCACTGACTTGGCCGGCATGTTCGCCCGTCATGGCTTACCCACCTTGGTCGTTCGTGGTGTTCCCTCCGATCTCCCGGCAACGGGCGCCGAAGTCGTTGTGGTCGCACTGAAATCACGCACCGCGCCGGCCGATGCCGCAGTCCGCGAGTCCGTCGCGGCGCTGAAATGGCTGAGGGAGCAAGGGTGTCAGCGGTTCTACTTCAAATACTGCTCGACGTTCGATTCGACACCGCAAGGCAATATCGGTCCCGTGATGGACGCGTTGATGTCCGAGCTGGACACGGCGTTCACAGTGGCTTGCCCTGCTCTTCCCGTCAATGGGCGCACCGTTTACAACGGACATCTCTTCGTCGGAACCGACCTTCTACACGAATCATCGATGCGCAACCATCCGCTGACTCCGATGGATGATGCCAACCTGGTTCGTCTGCTCAACCGGCAAACGTCCGGTCCGGTGGGCTTGATCTCGTGGAAGACTGTCGCATCGGGTACTGAGGCCATCCGCGACGCCTTCGCCGAACAGCGCGGGGCCGGCGTTCGAGTGGCAGTGGTAGACGCCATCGCGGACCAAGACCTGGTTGCGCTGGGTGAAGCATGCGCTGAATTGCCGCTTGTGACTGCCGCCTCCGGACTGGCGACTGGTCTGCTCACGACATTGCGGCTCGATTTCGGTGCTCCGCCATCGGTCCCTCGTGTCGGGGGTGCGTGTGCGGTGGTCGCAGGCAGCGCCTCAAAGACGACCGCGGCTCAGATCGGCGCGATGCGGGCGCATCATCCCGCATTCGAGATATCCGCGGAGGCAGTGCTTTCCGGCTCCGACGTCGTCAGCGAGGCATTGGACTGGGCGGCACCTCGTCTCGCCAAGGGCCCCGTCCTGGTCCACACCGCCGCCGGCCGGGTGAACGTGAAAGCGTCTGAGAAGCTCGAGCTGACAATGGCGGCTATCGCCTGCGGTTTGGTCAGCGCCGGTGTGCGGCGTTTGGTTGTCGCGGGTGGTGAAACCTCGGGCGCAGTTGTTAACGAGCTTGGGGTGCGGACCCTACACATCGGCCCCGAGATTAGTCCCGGTGTGCCTTGGACGTTTACGCTTGACGGACCGCAGCCCATTGCGTTGGCGCTCAAGTCCGGCAACTTCGGATCCGTTGATTTGTTTACCCGTGCGTTTGAGGTGCTGCCATGA
- a CDS encoding RidA family protein, with protein sequence MTIGRNMSVNAPSSFVTPIVEHDGIAYLSGQLPRLDGELVHRGRVGDTVDVDCARLAASLAAKACVDVLRAGLGDRFARLLKITGFVASAPDFTEQGKVLDAASRVFTETMGAAGEHARSAIGVAQLPHGACVEIEVIAAVKG encoded by the coding sequence GTGACCATCGGGAGAAACATGTCTGTCAACGCGCCGAGTTCTTTCGTAACACCGATCGTCGAGCACGACGGAATCGCCTACCTGAGTGGGCAGCTTCCGCGACTCGACGGTGAACTGGTCCACCGCGGCCGGGTGGGCGACACCGTCGATGTGGACTGCGCACGTTTGGCGGCGTCATTGGCGGCGAAGGCGTGTGTTGATGTGCTTCGCGCCGGACTCGGTGATCGATTCGCGCGATTGTTGAAGATCACCGGATTCGTGGCGAGCGCCCCCGACTTCACCGAGCAGGGGAAGGTACTTGATGCGGCCTCACGGGTTTTCACCGAAACCATGGGTGCTGCAGGAGAACACGCACGCAGCGCGATCGGGGTGGCGCAGCTGCCGCACGGGGCTTGCGTGGAAATCGAAGTGATCGCCGCGGTCAAGGGATGA
- a CDS encoding MBL fold metallo-hydrolase, translating to MAAALSAITERVHFAQTDLVNWTVVTDDDGVMLIDAGYPGQRAEVLESIRRLGFDADDVRAILLTHAHIDHLGSAIWFAKTHGTPVYCHSSEVRHVKREYLEQASPADVIKHIWQPRWLNWTATLIAKGGMNHAGIPTAQALTDADVLPGTPVPVPTPGHTGGHCSFIVDGILVSGDALVTGHPLIPRPGPQLLPALFNHDEEACLASLKTLATVDADVMLPGHGAVWRGPIADAAAEALTRHGS from the coding sequence ATGGCAGCAGCCCTGAGCGCGATCACCGAACGGGTGCACTTCGCGCAAACCGACCTCGTCAACTGGACTGTGGTGACCGACGACGACGGCGTCATGCTGATCGACGCCGGATACCCTGGCCAGCGCGCCGAGGTGCTCGAATCGATCCGCCGGCTGGGGTTCGACGCCGACGACGTCCGCGCGATCCTGCTCACGCACGCCCACATCGACCACCTCGGCTCCGCCATCTGGTTCGCGAAAACCCATGGCACACCGGTCTATTGCCACAGTTCCGAGGTCAGGCACGTCAAGCGCGAGTACCTGGAACAGGCGTCCCCCGCCGATGTGATCAAGCACATCTGGCAGCCCCGCTGGCTCAACTGGACCGCAACGCTCATCGCCAAGGGCGGAATGAACCACGCCGGGATTCCCACTGCGCAAGCCCTCACCGACGCCGACGTCCTCCCGGGCACGCCGGTGCCGGTGCCCACCCCGGGGCACACCGGTGGGCACTGTTCGTTCATCGTCGACGGGATCCTGGTCAGCGGCGACGCCCTGGTCACCGGGCACCCGCTGATTCCACGGCCGGGCCCGCAACTGCTGCCCGCGTTGTTCAATCACGACGAAGAGGCGTGCCTGGCGAGCCTGAAGACGTTGGCCACCGTCGACGCCGACGTGATGCTGCCGGGGCACGGGGCGGTGTGGCGCGGGCCGATCGCCGACGCGGCCGCCGAGGCTCTCACGCGGCACGGATCCTAA
- a CDS encoding GntR family transcriptional regulator — protein MPATSGGPVAEDVRRRILSMLALGTLRPGSRLGTEREMAENFAVSRSTLRSALLPLSQAGVLERRAGRGGGTFVRADVVERNAGELVGLPARLRSGGHTSTTRVLATDRRPATPVEAQALEIPHSTEIFTIRRLRFADGVPLSVDLACFVAEHMADLLEQPLGGSLYELLRVRYGLTPATTTETIEVVSASPREAQWLGIAHRKPLLAITRVTCDNSDRPFEYAYDLFRADRVRLTATSHGTVGAVRRSVNTA, from the coding sequence ATGCCTGCGACATCAGGCGGCCCCGTGGCCGAGGACGTGCGCAGGCGCATCCTGTCCATGCTGGCGTTGGGCACGCTGCGGCCCGGCTCGCGGCTCGGCACCGAACGCGAGATGGCCGAGAACTTTGCCGTGTCCCGGTCGACGCTGCGCAGCGCGTTGCTGCCGCTGAGCCAGGCAGGCGTGTTGGAGCGGCGCGCGGGCCGCGGTGGCGGCACGTTCGTGCGGGCCGACGTGGTGGAACGCAACGCCGGGGAACTGGTGGGGCTGCCGGCCCGGTTACGCAGCGGCGGTCACACCAGCACCACGCGGGTACTGGCGACCGACCGCAGGCCCGCCACGCCCGTCGAAGCGCAGGCCCTCGAAATCCCGCACAGCACAGAGATATTCACTATCCGGCGGCTGCGTTTCGCCGACGGTGTACCGCTTTCGGTGGATCTGGCGTGCTTTGTCGCCGAGCATATGGCGGATCTGCTGGAACAGCCGCTCGGCGGATCGCTCTACGAACTGCTGCGGGTGCGCTACGGCCTGACACCTGCCACCACCACGGAGACCATCGAAGTGGTCAGCGCGAGCCCGCGCGAAGCGCAGTGGCTCGGCATCGCGCACCGCAAACCACTGTTGGCCATCACCCGCGTCACGTGTGACAACAGCGACCGGCCGTTCGAGTATGCCTATGACCTGTTCCGCGCCGACCGTGTGCGGCTCACCGCCACGAGCCACGGCACGGTCGGCGCGGTGCGGCGCTCGGTGAACACCGCCTGA
- a CDS encoding GntR family transcriptional regulator, whose protein sequence is MGDQAIAAETSGASSSGSQTEAALELIRSRIIDLTLPPGSRIDEALLLKQFELGRTPAREAINRLAAEGFVRIAPNRGGTFVRKLDLAEMSEIIVAHQLVENTLGQLCNLDDPSLVDDLRAIQEDYRQEVGDRHYLRITELNEAFHMRMNASIGNSFFMEFARSTHHHVRRLLMHVYSLEASRPDHQDEQFQLNVAEHDRIIEAVAAHDRATLTDLLPAHAGTTQERLVDIIRSKKVAPFAINVKDPALNSYT, encoded by the coding sequence ATGGGTGATCAGGCAATCGCTGCGGAAACATCCGGAGCGTCAAGCAGCGGCTCACAGACCGAGGCCGCACTGGAACTCATCCGGTCGAGGATCATCGATCTAACCCTGCCCCCTGGCAGCAGGATCGATGAGGCACTGCTGCTCAAGCAATTTGAGCTCGGCCGAACGCCTGCGCGAGAGGCGATCAACCGGCTCGCGGCGGAAGGCTTCGTCAGGATCGCGCCGAATCGGGGAGGCACTTTCGTCCGCAAGCTCGACCTTGCGGAGATGAGCGAGATCATCGTGGCCCATCAACTGGTCGAAAACACCCTCGGTCAGCTCTGCAATCTAGATGACCCATCTCTCGTCGACGACTTGCGTGCGATCCAGGAGGACTACCGACAAGAGGTCGGTGACCGACATTACCTGCGGATCACGGAGCTCAACGAGGCCTTCCACATGCGGATGAACGCCTCGATCGGGAACTCCTTCTTTATGGAATTCGCACGTTCCACCCACCACCACGTGCGCCGACTTCTCATGCACGTGTACAGCCTTGAGGCGTCCCGGCCAGATCATCAGGATGAGCAGTTCCAGCTCAATGTGGCCGAGCATGACCGAATCATCGAGGCAGTGGCCGCCCACGACCGCGCGACCCTGACGGATTTGCTTCCCGCACATGCCGGTACGACACAAGAGCGACTGGTCGACATCATCCGCAGCAAGAAGGTCGCGCCGTTTGCGATCAACGTCAAAGATCCAGCACTCAATTCATATACGTAA